In Mycoplasmopsis cynos, the following are encoded in one genomic region:
- a CDS encoding IdeS/Mac family cysteine endopeptidase (This family includes IgM or IgG-cleaving cysteine proteases.) — translation MKKYKKVFKSLVLLSISTLIGSSVVACDAPAKSEEGNNSNERGNSHSPMSRQLLNKVNSIKSLIKSIEYPSPNASAKKELNDQLEKIISLKNKTDTDKLTELNILESKIKVFKTMVLEYKIIISKLPKEKQIPLKTELDKISNDNFSNLKTKVFSAVKDDLKDKIDNLAYPNINNPKNDLKSKVDILNFDQIIQKYNEIEQLSKTIDEVLIEINSLPYPTSNQILDEQLAVEYFKEKLSSLSDQNAIKTIIPKDLKDKIIKFKDIILLLEIDVPEWKIVKEDNINELNAKLQRFTSDNHNDEYSEKALIYSIYETFRNNAFYPKINSLSGLTEQDRNEYLSKIPVLSDGTKNNHNISIDELKDKVVLMNELAKKAEDKDLKSLQSKNNQDIVEDRIIDHSLNKMLIEHLKNDQLKNTELVKYLKDQGVTQTLFLKDVNPNFSEFVHHIDTNDNIDSWWYAHNDRDEGWFDINKEFGRGDNFLCGAIVVVNILHYWSQQNKDYLDRYLSDPQKGIITFKNSTNSLSINFRDLNTFIEQTGNEGIKTKKENSKLFEWIKKDYGGDVDKRSGKGFVTPFKLFDELINGYGYFRIGYKSQIQNNPSDWDPKANWKGFFKDVFKSNILSGRWPFNNAHNAKNLSNRLKNEILANKPFAISHTYGSSVVNHIINVWGADFDKDGIVKALYVTDSDDPFAKFTKNGEQKRLAIKRYKVDFDKSTGKVYLGAKTNNKTQALDIYTFDLGTKYWEDYFKNKQ, via the coding sequence ATGAAAAAGTATAAAAAAGTTTTTAAATCTCTAGTTTTATTATCAATATCAACTCTTATAGGTTCTAGCGTTGTTGCTTGCGATGCACCTGCAAAATCAGAAGAAGGTAATAATTCTAATGAAAGAGGAAATTCACATTCGCCAATGAGTCGACAACTTTTAAATAAAGTTAATAGTATTAAAAGTTTGATAAAGAGTATCGAATATCCCTCACCAAATGCATCTGCAAAAAAAGAATTAAATGATCAATTAGAAAAAATAATAAGTCTAAAAAATAAAACAGATACTGATAAATTAACTGAATTAAATATTTTAGAATCAAAAATTAAGGTATTTAAAACTATGGTTTTAGAATATAAAATAATAATTTCAAAACTACCAAAAGAAAAACAAATTCCTTTAAAAACTGAATTAGATAAAATATCTAATGATAATTTTTCAAATTTAAAAACAAAAGTCTTTTCAGCAGTGAAAGATGATTTGAAAGATAAAATTGATAATTTAGCCTATCCAAACATAAATAACCCAAAGAATGATTTAAAAAGCAAGGTTGATATTTTAAATTTTGATCAAATTATTCAAAAATATAATGAAATCGAGCAATTATCAAAAACAATTGATGAAGTTTTAATTGAAATAAATTCTCTTCCTTATCCAACTTCAAATCAAATCTTAGATGAGCAATTAGCAGTTGAGTATTTTAAAGAAAAATTAAGTAGTTTAAGTGATCAAAATGCAATAAAGACAATTATCCCAAAAGATTTAAAGGATAAAATTATAAAATTTAAAGATATTATTTTATTATTGGAAATTGATGTTCCAGAATGAAAAATAGTAAAAGAGGATAATATTAATGAATTAAATGCAAAATTACAAAGATTTACAAGTGATAATCATAATGATGAATATTCTGAAAAAGCTTTAATATATAGTATTTATGAAACATTTAGAAACAATGCCTTTTATCCAAAAATTAATTCATTATCCGGCTTAACTGAGCAAGACAGAAATGAGTATTTAAGTAAAATTCCTGTATTGTCTGATGGAACTAAGAATAATCATAATATTAGTATTGATGAGCTAAAAGATAAGGTAGTCTTGATGAATGAGCTAGCAAAAAAAGCCGAGGATAAAGATTTAAAATCGCTACAATCTAAAAATAACCAAGATATAGTTGAAGACAGAATAATTGATCATAGTCTAAATAAAATGCTTATAGAGCATTTGAAAAATGATCAATTAAAAAATACTGAATTAGTAAAATATTTAAAAGATCAAGGAGTAACTCAAACATTATTTTTAAAAGATGTAAATCCAAACTTTAGCGAATTTGTGCATCATATAGATACAAATGATAATATTGATAGTTGATGATATGCGCATAATGATCGTGATGAAGGATGGTTTGATATTAATAAAGAATTTGGTCGAGGTGATAACTTCTTGTGTGGTGCAATTGTAGTTGTTAATATCTTACATTATTGAAGCCAACAAAATAAAGATTATTTAGATAGATATTTAAGTGATCCGCAGAAAGGTATAATTACATTTAAAAATTCAACTAATAGTTTAAGCATTAATTTTAGAGATTTAAATACATTTATTGAACAAACCGGAAATGAAGGAATAAAAACCAAAAAAGAAAATAGTAAGCTTTTTGAATGAATTAAAAAAGATTATGGTGGAGATGTCGATAAAAGGTCTGGGAAGGGTTTTGTTACACCTTTTAAATTATTTGATGAATTAATTAATGGTTATGGATATTTTCGTATTGGATACAAGTCGCAAATTCAAAATAATCCAAGCGATTGAGATCCAAAAGCAAATTGAAAAGGATTTTTTAAAGATGTTTTTAAAAGTAATATCTTATCAGGAAGATGACCATTTAATAATGCACATAATGCAAAAAATTTAAGTAATAGATTAAAAAATGAAATCTTAGCAAATAAACCTTTTGCTATTTCGCATACTTATGGTTCAAGTGTTGTTAATCATATTATAAATGTTTGAGGAGCAGATTTTGATAAAGATGGAATTGTAAAGGCTCTTTATGTAACGGATTCAGATGACCCATTTGCTAAATTTACAAAAAATGGAGAGCAAAAAAGACTTGCAATCAAGCGTTATAAAGTAGATTTTGATAAATCAACTGGTAAAGTTTACCTTGGTGCTAAGACTAATAATAAAACTCAAGCGCTTGATATTTATACATTTGATTTAGGTACAAAATATTGAGAAGATTATTTTAAAAATAAGCAATAG
- a CDS encoding M20/M25/M40 family metallo-hydrolase, translated as MKKLEFKQRLIKYMNIEAMSRYEQPVARELKANISSKYNVSYDKFGSIIFHKPSKNENALKIMIAAHMDEVGYLVKNITQKGQILLSPVGGIWASTVIGTKAKLITTQNKEFLGVFGHTSIHIMERDKITKAISNDELYADFGFMSQEEAIQKGVEIGDRVQISGETVFFENEDLIGGKSMDNRAGVSVLEYIANNLANFDLDVDLYLVGTVQEEVGTRGARTSVSLIKPDIAIALDTTSSHDTYGTIPGTTELFKGAAIRIKDNGTLMDPKLVSLMMKTAKNHKIKAYKFIAAGGGTDAAELQFSPNGGASVLTISLPQRYLHSPIGVCAISDLLAAGDLLTSFIKDFDSRKWNN; from the coding sequence ATGAAAAAATTAGAATTTAAACAACGTTTAATTAAATATATGAATATTGAAGCAATGTCAAGATATGAACAGCCAGTAGCGCGTGAACTAAAAGCGAATATTAGTTCAAAATATAATGTTTCATATGATAAATTTGGTTCAATTATTTTTCATAAACCATCTAAAAATGAAAATGCATTAAAAATTATGATTGCAGCACATATGGATGAAGTTGGTTATTTAGTTAAGAACATTACTCAAAAAGGACAAATTTTATTATCGCCTGTTGGAGGGATATGAGCTTCAACAGTGATTGGAACAAAAGCGAAATTAATTACCACACAAAATAAGGAATTTTTAGGAGTTTTTGGTCATACTAGTATTCATATAATGGAAAGAGATAAAATCACAAAAGCAATTTCTAATGATGAACTTTATGCAGATTTTGGTTTTATGAGTCAAGAAGAAGCGATTCAAAAAGGTGTTGAAATTGGCGATAGAGTTCAAATAAGTGGAGAGACAGTTTTCTTTGAAAATGAAGACCTAATTGGTGGTAAATCGATGGATAATCGTGCAGGTGTTAGTGTTTTAGAGTATATTGCTAATAATCTTGCTAACTTTGACTTAGATGTTGATTTATATTTAGTCGGAACAGTTCAAGAAGAAGTTGGAACAAGAGGAGCAAGAACATCTGTTTCATTAATCAAACCAGATATTGCTATTGCATTGGATACAACCTCATCACATGATACATATGGAACTATTCCTGGAACAACTGAATTGTTCAAAGGTGCAGCAATAAGAATAAAAGACAATGGTACTTTAATGGATCCTAAGTTAGTTTCTTTAATGATGAAAACAGCTAAAAATCACAAAATTAAAGCATATAAATTTATTGCAGCTGGTGGTGGAACAGATGCTGCAGAGTTACAATTTTCACCTAATGGAGGTGCATCTGTTTTAACAATTTCATTACCGCAAAGATATTTACATAGTCCAATTGGAGTATGTGCTATTAGTGATTTATTAGCCGCTGGTGATTTACTTACAAGCTTCATTAAAGATTTTGATAGTAGAAAATGAAATAATTAA
- the trmB gene encoding tRNA (guanosine(46)-N7)-methyltransferase TrmB → MRLRFDNTALDKLQQSPYYLTNFPINLSDTDLIEIGAGKGEMISQMALNEPNRRFFAIEKYPTVANKILNKINELQLKNLFIITKDANDLNEIFNNKTSTIWLTFSDPWPKNAHEKRRLTYKNFLDIYQKLLTNDGNLYFKTDNDKLFEYSTNSLTENDWEIIFKTTDLHNSKYNKLNYQTGYEKKWSALGKNINFLIAKYKG, encoded by the coding sequence ATGAGATTAAGATTTGATAATACTGCATTAGATAAGTTGCAACAATCACCTTATTATTTAACTAATTTTCCAATTAATCTTTCAGACACTGATTTAATTGAAATTGGTGCAGGAAAAGGAGAAATGATTAGTCAAATGGCTTTAAATGAGCCAAATAGACGTTTTTTTGCAATAGAAAAGTATCCAACAGTTGCTAATAAGATTTTGAATAAAATTAATGAATTACAATTAAAAAATCTTTTCATTATTACAAAAGATGCTAATGATTTAAATGAGATATTTAATAATAAAACCAGCACAATTTGATTAACTTTTTCTGATCCATGACCTAAAAATGCTCATGAAAAAAGAAGACTAACATATAAAAATTTTTTAGATATCTACCAAAAACTTTTAACTAACGATGGCAATCTTTATTTTAAAACCGATAATGATAAATTGTTTGAATATAGCACTAATTCATTGACTGAAAATGACTGAGAGATTATTTTTAAAACAACTGATTTACATAATTCAAAATATAATAAGTTAAATTATCAAACCGGATACGAAAAAAAATGATCTGCATTAGGTAAAAATATTAATTTTCTAATCGCAAAATACAAAGGATAA
- a CDS encoding YneF family protein yields the protein MVELSTGLFVLTIVMVCIGVAIAAGITTFFITKRYFEKQLRENPPINEKMIRVMFAQMGRKASETQIRQIMRSMQNAKDN from the coding sequence ATGGTTGAATTAAGCACAGGATTGTTTGTATTAACAATAGTTATGGTATGTATTGGTGTTGCTATTGCAGCTGGTATTACAACCTTTTTTATCACAAAACGTTATTTCGAAAAACAATTAAGAGAGAATCCGCCAATTAATGAAAAAATGATTCGTGTGATGTTTGCTCAAATGGGAAGAAAAGCATCAGAAACACAAATCAGACAAATTATGCGTTCAATGCAAAATGCTAAGGATAATTAA